The genomic window GCTGTCAGCGCCATCCCTCGGGAGATTTGCGTCATGACCTTGCTCGGCTGCGGGCAGTATATTAGCCCCGTATCAGTCTCGCTGGAAACGGCGTCTTCATCACTGCAGTACGGTCACATGAACCTCTCCGGGCTCGTGTCTGAGAAGATGGGACTTCAGCTTGCGGGTGCGTGTTCTTCCGGGGGCTTCTGAGGTCGTCACAGAGAAACGATAGAAAGGGTCCCAGGACCGTGGGAAATCGCCCCCTGTCGTCATGTACAAGGGGTCACTCTTGGAGTCCCTTGGGGCCCAGCGAGGGAAGGATCAGgcgttttcactgcagcagcttgggtcactgctgtggcccaggttggaTCCTTGCCCGGGAACGTGCGCATGCCATGGGCTTAgcaaaggaagaagagacaaaaagagagagtcaCTCTTATGACATCCTAAAAGGAGAATGATTGTCAGGATTTCACCAAAGGTGCGAGGAATATAAATAAGTAGAAATGAGTTCCTCTTGGTCTAGTTAGTATGTTtcacctttctttcctcctctcacccCTGATGAATCTCCTCATATCTTCAAGCAGGTTTATCACCTGACTTAGGGGAAGTATTTCCTAAGAAAATACTGAAGTAAAAACAGAGGAAACTTATACATTAAGATACTTTAGATTCTCAGCATTTTTTTAGACTggttctttctttacttttcctaATCCCAGTTCTCTGTGCGACTAGACATTGAAACCAGGGCAAATGGATTTGCAACTGCGTTAAATTGGGTGCATTAGTGCTGCATGTCTATTAGATGTATTTAATAAATCATCATATGTTGAGGCCagacaaaaaatttttgaatttttcttagaATATGAAGAGACTCTTCCTAGAGGAGGTAATGATTGAGTTGAGagtttaataataaatgaatatttagacaaaaaaaaatataaatgactgTGTGTCCAGTGGGAAAGACcaggaagggcaggaggaaaCCCAAAGGACGTGTTATGAGAAGATGAAAGCATAACGTACAGCGATAGAATTCTAAATTCGTTTGCATATTCTAGCACCTGTCCATCTCCTTATGGCTGATAAGCTTTTAAGGGTGATTAAGTGAAATTTAGCTCTAATATTAATAGTACAtgtgaaagtttatttttctctcacataGAAATTAAGCATATCATTCATTTAGAATGAAGTTCaatatccttttatttaaaaaggtttGTCTTGAGAAATGATACAGCAACTTAGAAATTTTTGGATATTATTCTACGAGGCGaaatttttcccatttcaaaTTTTACAGAAATAAGTTTGCATGTGAAAAGTTCCTGTGTCACATTTGAGTCTGGAATAAGTTTGTCTTGTTTATGTTTGTCACGTTacattttatttcagctatttatctttaaaatgtataattttatccCTGTTTCCAGAAAACTTCCCTAGGCTCCCACTTTGAGATGCAGGCAGCttttcaatatcctgtgacagcCTCCTTGAAGCGTCCCATGTGCAAAGGCGGCAGAGTGCTTGTCATGTGTTCTTGTCACTTAGGTCCTTACCCCATCATCTGTGACGACATCACTTTGTAACTTACTTTCCCAAGATCCAGAACAGCAAGTGTGAGtggtattacttttattttattctcccaGACTGTTGGACTGAATGAATAGGACTTCTTTTGATGAGggatttttctagaaaaaagtATATGTAGCACAACATTTATGTCCTTAAATCTTATTAACTTGGAAGACCGACCAAACTAGACAGTGTTTTAACTAATTATGCAAAAACTGCAAGCAGACACATTCTctgaatatgtatgtgtttgtatgtctctGTGTATatgacagaaagagacagagacagagaactaGACGgagggaacagaaacagaccttgAGGTACATCCTTCAAGAAGCCTGTATCCGCATTCCTGAATACAACTGATTGCTCCATCAAAAAATGCATATGTCTGTCAAAATGCCCTTTGAAACCACCTTTAACCACAGAAAGTATGAATCCGGGTGAGACTAGAAGACAAGAGAGACTCTCAACCCAAACGGCCACTTTGAATCGGAAGCCCTAAACCAGGAAGTTCCAGGCCGGTATGTTTCAACGCAATGACACCGTCTTCATGCCCTCAGTGCTGAGGCTGACGGGCATCCCGGGCTTGGAGCCCGTGCAGGCCTGGATCGGCATTCCTTTCTGCGCCATGTACGTCCTTGCCCTGtttgggaactccctgctcctgGTCGCCATCAAGTCTGAGCGCAGCCTCCACGAGCCCATGTGTCTCTTCCTGGCCATGCTGGGCGCGACCGACGTGATGCTCAGTACCTGCATCCTGCCCAAAATGTTGGGGATATTCTGGTTCCACTCGCCAGAAATAGACTTCGATGCTTGTCTctttcagatgtggctcatccACTCCTTCCAGTGTATTGAGTCAGGTGTTCTGTTGGCCATGGCCTTGGACCGCTACGTGGCAATCTGTGACCCTCTGAGACATGCAGCCATTTTCACCCCCCAACTCGTCACTCGGATTGGGGTTGCAGTGACACTCAGAGCAGCCCTCCTGGTAGCTCCATGTCTCATCCTCATCAAATGCCGCCTGAAACACTATCGGACCACAGTGGTCTCTCACTCTTACTGTGAGCACATGGCCGTTGTGAAGTTGGCAGCCGAAGATGTTCGAATCAACAAGATCTATGGTCTGTTTGTGGCTTTCATCGTACTGGGATTTGACATAATCTTCATCACCCTCTCTTACATTCGAATATTTGTAACTGTCTTCAGTCTGCCTCAGAGGGAAGCTAGGCTTAAAGCCTTCAATACCTGCGTTGCCCACATTTGTGTCTTCCTTGAATTTTATCTCCtggctttcttctccttctttacACACAGGTTTGGGTTCCATATTCCACCCTATGTTCACATTCTTCTATCCAATCTCTACCTGCTTGTGCCCCCGTTGCTCAATCCTGTCGTTTATGGTGTGAAGACTAAACAGATTCGTGATCGAGTGTCCAGGATGTTCCACTCTGTGGGTGCGTCTTGATTTCTAATCATCCAATTTTATATCACATCACAAAACATGTCTCTGGACAATGTCTGTTCTTGGTGAGACTCTGCTTCCTCAAGTTCATCATATGCTGAAATACAGAGTTGTAAGTTTCCTTTCAAGACGGGTTGGCGCTAATTCCTACCAAAACAATGTCGGTTTATGGACAGTTGATTAATTCATCAATAGGTGGAATTGAAGACAGAAATCATGAAGACTTGAGTGTGGTTCAGGCAGTAAAGATCTTTCTTGACTATTTCAATgaagaaaatttcttaaaaacacaCCTAAGCGTAAGTGTTTGCCTCTGAGTTACAGCACGAAGTGCACtgagttctttaaaaacaataaaatcggTTGAAATTTGGTAATGCCAATAGCAGTgagttatttttgtcttctaattTTGATGGCAGTAACGTCCTCCTCCTCATTATATTTATAATCCCAACTCAAGgtaaatacttttctttcttgtgatCATCTGAGCACTAAGAATGTCAGGTgcttaatttttcattgaaacGCACATGTGTATAGTTTCTATTGTGAGCATGTTTGGATTGTCGGAAGCCTCAGTAAGTATTAGTGAAAGTTCCCAGAGACCCCACATCCCGTTTTCCTTACTATGATGGTCTTACTTGGATGATGTGCTTATTCCAATTAGTAAACTAATGTTGACTAATTATAACTAGCTCAAGTCCATGTATTATTCTAACTCCTTAATTTCGACTTCATTTTTTTGACCCAAGATCCTATCCAGGCTACCACATTGCATTTCGCTGCAATGTCTCCTTGAGCTTCTCTTGGCTGTGACTTTTTGCGAGTGTCCTTGTGTCTAGTAACCTGGATAGTCTGGAAGAGTGCCGCTCTGGCATTTCATAGAAATCATCCGTTGACATCGAGCTGATGCTATTCTCTGATTAGATCGGGGTCATGTGTTTTTAGGAGGAAGGCTATGCACTGACATTACAGTGCCGTTTTGATCACACATCCTGGGTACACACTATCAAGGTAGCTTTTCCACTCTTGATGTTGACCTTGGTTACTTGTGAGGTTTATCcactataaacttttttttttccagttgctgTTTCCGTACTGTATTTTTTGGAAGGTAGTTTAGGCAGCCCACACCTAAGAAGTGGGGATTAATGTTTCTCCTCTCTTAGGATAGAGTAGCTATGTAATTTAATAAATTGTTTGGAATCCTACATGGCAGATTGATTTATTCTCCTTTGCTTATTAATTTACTCAATCACTTATTTATATCGGTATGAATTTAGAgtttgagttttcattttcatttgtgttgtaaTCTGGGGTTACTTTCTTTTTGGTCAGGTTGTTCCAATTTGACCATTGCGGGATTTTTTCGTTt from Sus scrofa isolate TJ Tabasco breed Duroc unplaced genomic scaffold, Sscrofa11.1 Contig1832, whole genome shotgun sequence includes these protein-coding regions:
- the LOC100514973 gene encoding olfactory receptor 52A5-like; this encodes MFQRNDTVFMPSVLRLTGIPGLEPVQAWIGIPFCAMYVLALFGNSLLLVAIKSERSLHEPMCLFLAMLGATDVMLSTCILPKMLGIFWFHSPEIDFDACLFQMWLIHSFQCIESGVLLAMALDRYVAICDPLRHAAIFTPQLVTRIGVAVTLRAALLVAPCLILIKCRLKHYRTTVVSHSYCEHMAVVKLAAEDVRINKIYGLFVAFIVLGFDIIFITLSYIRIFVTVFSLPQREARLKAFNTCVAHICVFLEFYLLAFFSFFTHRFGFHIPPYVHILLSNLYLLVPPLLNPVVYGVKTKQIRDRVSRMFHSVGAS